The sequence GCTCTTTTGGCCTTTATAATAACAAGAACGGAAGTTGAAATTTATTGGAAGGctgttacataatttttatttccactgtgCATAACTTCACAGAGCTTTTCATACCCAAATAATTTCAGATCTCAAAAAGAGACACCAGCCACAGCCGTGGAAATAGACACTAACCCTTTGAGAACAGGAGCCATTTCTATCTTTCTCAGCTCTGTTCAGCATGGTATCTCTGAGGATGACTCAATAAAAGTTGAAACTACCATCAGGATTAAAGTTAGAATCTCTCCTTTGGATTTGGGGAAACAGTAGAAATGTAGTATTATGATGTGATTCTGTGGTTAAGACATGGTTATGTCAGTAATCTCTATGAAGCTGTTAGTAAAAGTTTCTTACCAGGTTTCTAAAGTGTAAGAAAACTCCTATTTTAGAACAGCAGCAGAGTTCTCagtaatcaagtttactattgaCCTTGCCCACCAAAAGCTGTGTCAGGTCCTGGTAGGCGGCTGCCAGGGTTTTGCATGAAATTTCCAAATGCTTAAACAACCAAATAAGAATATGCTTCTCCCCCATACCCACCCACCCTACTGCAGTTTATGATTATCACTTCTAGTGTGTCTTTGCTTAATACAGTTGTAGCGGAAGTCTCTCTTTGTTCTTAGTCTTTATAGCTAAATTAACAAATGTTGCCGGGTCTCTTATCATTGTAAAGGCATTTGGCCAGACATTGGTGATTCAACTTGATATGACATGGCAACTACCTGCTCTCAAGGCATTAGAGTAGCAATTGTCAGAATGTCCCGtccctcatacctgtcagaatttAGAATTCTAGTTAGCTCCAGGGACTTTCAATGGCCAGTATCTATCTGTGGTTTCAAAACCATGGAATTCTACTTGGCTTGCTCAAAGAACAGACTGAAAGTTCTGGGGAATTAACACCCCTCCAGGCTCTCCTCAGCCTGTATAAATaccccagctctctctctctacatGGGGAAATTCAGAGGAATGAGCTTTACATGGCTTTCtccaggtacttttttttttttttttttgctgttaagaACACTGTTTATTATGtgaaaaagtatctttttttgtGAAGATTTCTATAAGAAATATCTGTCTTACTGCCAAGAATTTTATCTCTAGGCAATTGATTTATTTAAAGCTACTGGACCCAAATGAATGTGTAACTGACAATTTCTTTTGATtcgcttcctttccttccctgtgtCACTTCTTCACTCCTCTTTGTTCCCTGaacttgccaaaaaaaaaaaaaaaaaagtgctaaagtCCAGGGTCTGCTCCTAGGGGAACCCAACTAAAACAGGCATTTTCAGCCTCATGATGGAGATGCAGAGGAAAGCAAATAACTGTAATATATTTGGAGATGTACTGCTAGAGATAAGCACAGGAGACTGGGAGAGCGCGGAGAAAGGTCATGGCTGTTTCTTGATAAAGCTAACTGCTTTATCAGACAAGCATCATTGTACTTAATCCCACCCCTTGGTTCATGGGTACCTACATTCACATTTTCAtgtgttctttctctttgctcctcATATTTGATGTGATGGTAATTGGAAGTAGCTTTTTCATCCTCATGGAAGGCCTCACTTGGGATGAAGTAGCTGTCACTTGCACCATGTCTGGggccatcatcaccattatcagtAGGATCTGTGAGCAAAGCCTCAGAAACAGTCTTTTTATCTGTCTCCTCAGGGTTGTTGATAACTTCAAGGCCAGGTTTTCCCTCTTGGCTCTGCTGTTCAGTATCTTGATTGTGCTTTTCGAGTTTTGATGAAGTTTCCTCTTCCATCTCTTCATGAGAGTTACCATCTTCTTGTTCTTGGTGACCCTGCTCAAATTCATCTTTCTGCATCTTGCTTACTTGAGTTGGTTGATTGGACTCTtccaaaatatcatcagattGCGTATTGgcttcttcctgcttcctgctaGGATGCTCCTCCGaaaattctctttccctttcttggtTATCATTGTGGGTACCAACTTCACcttgctcttcttcctcttccgCTTCTCCATTGGGACTGTTTGGATCCTGCTCTTGGTTTCCTTGATCACTTAGGTCATGGCCATATATGCTGCTCCTGTTCAACTGAGATTGTGAATCATTTATGGGCTGTCCTTGGTTTTCCTCTGTGATGTTTTCTTGTTGGTTAGAATCTACAATGGAACTAACATCATGAGCAAGTAAATCAATGTTCTCGGGGAGTGTTTTCTCTTGAGGCTCACTCGTATCTTCTTTTAGGTCTAATGTACCTTCAGTTGGTATATACTCCAAATTCTCACTTAAGTCACTTTTGCTTTCCTCTTCATCCTGTAATCCAAGCTCTGGGCTGTAACTCTGGTTCTGATCTGCTGATTGGTTTTCCTCCTTTGACTTTATTATTGAAGagttttcagccttaaaaaaaaagtttattttgaaattattttgaaaagataatttaatatatacatcacatttataatttataagctAACAATGTTtagtattctttttcttcatgtatcATGTAAATTTATTTATGATGTTCTTCACATTCTATAGCTAGAAGTTGTATCTGAatttgaattttgtgaaatgaaaCAATTATATAGCATGTCAGCCCAAGCAGTAAAACTGATTAAATCTCACAATTCTTCAAGTGATTGGAAGTGGTTGACGtgatcatctttaaaaatattaaactgagaTGAGGATGAAATAATCTCTTTGACCATGCTTGGAAATGGAAACTTTTGgagactttaaaaattacattagctCAACCATGTTACCTTTACCTCGTGGTGGGGATGGTCTTCTACGTATACTGCCGTTTCTGTGTCATTTTCTGCATCGTCAACCCTTAAAATGGGCACAGTAGTGTCATCAGGTGTTACCAACGTTTCAGCCTGTTCGACGGAACTCAAGGAATCAGCAGTTGGCTGGGGATGATCAGATAAGAACCTTGCATTtgtctgaaaaaattaaaaactggttTGTGTTATTCATGTCTAGACATTAATGTTcaaacttttcagtttttattatcatcattaataGCAATATTTCGTTTCTATCATcaattaaatgatattttctagaatttttaagGATAAAGCAAATATCCAGAATGTAATCTTAAGTGAAAACAGAATCCCAatcatgtttaagaaaaaaaaaatacacacacacacacacacacacacaaacacacacacacacacacaaacacacacatatctcTAAGAGActggattaaaataaaacaaaaatgattttaataatagTGACCTTTgagtttggaattatttttttgtgtttttcaaacttttacaAGCATTCATACTTTATGATTTTGATAAGTGTTTTTTAGCAGAAAGTAGAAGTCAAATTAACTCAATCATAGGAtataatgtacattttttaaagttaactttTAAGTACTCACTGATAATTAACAGAAAggttatacacattttatttgatatttgtttactttgttaACACTATCAGCTTTATATCCATCAagaaatcttttaataaaaacaatgtaatctTCACTAATTAAAAAACTGTGAAACAGAGCACCAAATCTAGTAAGGAAGAGCAGCTGCTATTTCCACTAGGGATGGCTCTATCTATTTTTAGCAAGATTGGGGGCATAGACGAAGAGTTGGGCACACGATGAATAGTTGAACAACTGGACTTAGAGATAGGACACCTCCCTTCAAGTTTTGACTCTGCTATTTACTATCTACTTGTGTTTTTGTTAATCTCTACCCTGACATCTCTCAAGGAGAAGTGAGCAGAAATATGAAGATAAGGTTATGTacgttaaaatattttgtaacttttagGGAGTTACCCAAGTGAAAACTTACCACTGCTTGTAGTGTCACTCAGTGGTAATAATATGAACTGTTTCATATCTTAGGTAAGTAGTCACCATGGGTCTTTATTAGAGAGATGCTGTGGACATTCAGATGTTAGATCCAGGTGTAAGAATAAAACTCAGATTCTATTTGGATTGGCTCGTGTTTACTCCATCAGCAGGTTCTGTAGTGCTGATTTTGCAATATAAAGAAAGCCATGAAGTACAGGATTTATTTTAGATTTagtttgctctctttcttcttatAACCTTTCCAGC comes from Rhinolophus ferrumequinum isolate MPI-CBG mRhiFer1 chromosome 5, mRhiFer1_v1.p, whole genome shotgun sequence and encodes:
- the SPARCL1 gene encoding SPARC-like protein 1 isoform X2, which codes for MKTVLFFLNILGTAAAIPTNARFLSDHPQPTADSLSSVEQAETLVTPDDTTVPILRVDDAENDTETAVYVEDHPHHEAENSSIIKSKEENQSADQNQSYSPELGLQDEEESKSDLSENLEYIPTEGTLDLKEDTSEPQEKTLPENIDLLAHDVSSIVDSNQQENITEENQGQPINDSQSQLNRSSIYGHDLSDQGNQEQDPNSPNGEAEEEEEQGEVGTHNDNQEREREFSEEHPSRKQEEANTQSDDILEESNQPTQVSKMQKDEFEQGHQEQEDGNSHEEMEEETSSKLEKHNQDTEQQSQEGKPGLEVINNPEETDKKTVSEALLTDPTDNGDDGPRHGASDSYFIPSEAFHEDEKATSNYHHIKYEEQRERTHENVNAKRAELSPNEDESSSEVNVRLYGVDSCMNFQCKKGHMCKADQQGKPHCVCQDPVTCPPTKVLDQVCGTDNQTYASSCHLFAAKCRLEGTKKGHHLQLDYFGACKSIPTCTDFEVTQFPLRMRDWLKNILMQLYESNPEHAGYLNEKQRNKVKKIYLDEKRLLAGDHSIDLLLRDFKKNYHMYVYPVHWQFSELDKHPMDRVLTHSELAPLRASLVPMEHCITRFFEECDPNKDKHITLKEWGHCFGIKEEDIDENLLF
- the SPARCL1 gene encoding SPARC-like protein 1 isoform X1; translated protein: MKTVLFFLNILGTAAAIPTNARFLSDHPQPTADSLSSVEQAETLVTPDDTTVPILRVDDAENDTETAVYVEDHPHHEVKAENSSIIKSKEENQSADQNQSYSPELGLQDEEESKSDLSENLEYIPTEGTLDLKEDTSEPQEKTLPENIDLLAHDVSSIVDSNQQENITEENQGQPINDSQSQLNRSSIYGHDLSDQGNQEQDPNSPNGEAEEEEEQGEVGTHNDNQEREREFSEEHPSRKQEEANTQSDDILEESNQPTQVSKMQKDEFEQGHQEQEDGNSHEEMEEETSSKLEKHNQDTEQQSQEGKPGLEVINNPEETDKKTVSEALLTDPTDNGDDGPRHGASDSYFIPSEAFHEDEKATSNYHHIKYEEQRERTHENVNAKRAELSPNEDESSSEVNVRLYGVDSCMNFQCKKGHMCKADQQGKPHCVCQDPVTCPPTKVLDQVCGTDNQTYASSCHLFAAKCRLEGTKKGHHLQLDYFGACKSIPTCTDFEVTQFPLRMRDWLKNILMQLYESNPEHAGYLNEKQRNKVKKIYLDEKRLLAGDHSIDLLLRDFKKNYHMYVYPVHWQFSELDKHPMDRVLTHSELAPLRASLVPMEHCITRFFEECDPNKDKHITLKEWGHCFGIKEEDIDENLLF